One region of Glycine max cultivar Williams 82 chromosome 9, Glycine_max_v4.0, whole genome shotgun sequence genomic DNA includes:
- the LOC100801813 gene encoding pectinesterase/pectinesterase inhibitor PPE8B, whose product MALSSKKELSQIAATPKLTITLIFFFVLFLTALGNTNTNTVGSELLKVAPSEFAGTVRTVVDVLQDITSILSEFGSGFGDSRLSNAVSDCLELLDMSSDELDWSVSATQSPKGKHNSTGNTSSDLRTWLSAALANQDTCMDGFDGTNGIVKGLVSTGLGQVMSLLQQLLTQVNPVSDHYTFSSPQGHFPPWVKPGERKLLQAANGVSFDAVVAADGTGNFTKVMDAVLAAPNYSMQRYVIHIKRGVYNENVEIKKKKWNLMMVGDGMDNTVISGNRSFIDGWTTFRSATFAVSGRGFVARDITFQNTAGPEKHQAVALRSDSDLSVFFRCGIFGYQDSLYTHTMRQFYRECKISGTVDFIFGDATAIFQNCHISAKKGLPNQKNTITAHGRKNPDEPTGFSIQFCNISADYDLVNSINNNSNNSIGTYLGRPWKPYSRTVFMQSYISDVLRPEGWLEWNGDFALDTLYYAEYMNYGPGAGVANRVKWPGYHVMNDSSQASNFTVSQFIEGNLWLPSTGVTFTAGLGGV is encoded by the exons ATGGCACTTTCTTCAAAGAAAGAGTTATCTCAAATAGCAGCAACACCAAAACTCACTATcacactcatcttcttcttcgtgCTGTTTCTGACCGCACTTGgcaacaccaacaccaacacgGTGGGATCGGAGTTGCTGAAGGTTGCTCCTTCCGAATTCGCTGGGACAGTGAGAACCGTCGTTGATGTGTTGCAAGATATTACCTCCATTCTCTCCGAGTTCGGTTCTGGCTTCGGCGATTCGCGTCTTTCTAACGCCGTTTCTGATTGTCTTGAGTTGCTTGACATGTCCTCTGATGAACTCGATTGGTCTGTCTCCGCTACCCAGAGTCCCAAAG ggaaGCACAACAGCACAGGGAACACAAGTTCCGATTTGAGAACATGGCTAAGCGCAGCACTTGCAAATCAAGACACATGCATGGACGGATTCGACGGCACCAACGGTATAGTGAAGGGTCTAGTATCCACAGGTCTAGGCCAAGTGATGTCATTGCTGCAACAACTTCTCACAcag GTGAATCCAGTGTCGGACCactacactttctcttccccACAGGGCCATTTTCCTCCATGGGTTAAACCAGGGGAAAGAAAACTACTCCAAGCAGCAAATGGGGTGAGTTTTGACGCTGTGGTGGCTGCCGACGGGACCGGAAACTTCACCAAGGTGATGGACGCGGTTTTGGCTGCGCCTAACTACAGCATGCAAAGGTATGTGATACATATAAAGAGAGGGGTTTACAATGAGAACGTTGAGATCAAGAAGAAGAAGTGGAACCTCATGATGGTTGGAGATGGCATGGATAACACTGTGATTTCTGGTAACAGAAGTTTTATTGATGGTTGGACCACGTTCCGGTCAGCTACCTTTG CTGTGAGTGGCAGAGGATTCGTAGCACGAGACATTACCTTCCAAAACACGGCAGGACCAGAGAAGCACCAAGCAGTGGCACTAAGATCAGACTCAGACCTCTCTGTGTTCTTCCGATGTGGGATCTTCGGTTACCAAGACAGCCTCTACACACACACCATGCGCCAATTCTACAGAGAGTGCAAAATCAGTGGCACAGTGGACTTCATCTTCGGTGATGCCACAGCAATTTTCCAAAACTGCCACATCTCAGCCAAAAAAGGGTTACCAAATCAAAAGAACACAATCACAGCACATGGCAGAAAAAACCCAGATGAACCAACAGGCTTCTCAATCCAATTTTGCAACATTTCTGCTGATTATGACCTTGTGAACTCGATTAATAATAACTCTAACAATTCCATCGGCACGTACCTTGGTAGGCCTTGGAAACCCTATTCCAGGACAGTTTTCATGCAATCTTACATTAGTGATGTGTTGAGGCCAGAAGGGTGGTTGGAGTGGAATGGTGATTTTGCTTTGGATACTTTGTACTATGCTGAGTACATGAATTATGGGCCTGGTGCTGGAGTGGCTAATAGGGTTAAATGGCCAGGGTACCATGTGATGAATGATTCTAGCCAAGCTAGTAATTTCACTGTGTCACAGTTTATCGAGGGAAATCTTTGGTTGCCTTCAACGGGTGTAACGTTCACGGCTGGATTGGGGGGTGTATGA